A single genomic interval of Streptomyces sp. 1222.5 harbors:
- a CDS encoding IS110 family transposase, whose translation MIYCGIDWAERHHDVALVDDTGQLLAKRRITDDAAGYQLLLDLLAEHGDTEEAPVPIAIETSRGLLVAVLRTGKRQVFAINPMAAARYRDRHSVSRKKSDPGDALVLANILRTDMHAHRPLPQDSDLARAIAVLARAQQDATWNRQQHSNQLRSLLREYYPSALDAFATWQNGLCRPEARELLRLAPTPSRAERLSRTQIQAALKRAGRKRGIEAEADRIREVFRAEWAHQPPLVEDALGKQMLALLGQLEAACTAADDLATAVEEAFPQHPDAEVILSFPGLGVQLGARVLAEIGDDRKRFADARGLKAYAGSSPITRASGKKSSIIRRRVKNDRLNHAGYLWAFAAPNGSPGAKAHYRRRRDIHGDWHAAALRNLFNRMIGQLYRCLQEHELFDEQTAFPTQLATAA comes from the coding sequence TTGATCTACTGCGGTATCGACTGGGCCGAACGCCACCACGACGTCGCGTTGGTCGACGACACCGGGCAGTTACTCGCCAAGCGCCGTATCACCGACGATGCTGCCGGCTACCAGCTGCTCCTGGACCTGCTCGCCGAGCACGGCGATACGGAAGAAGCCCCGGTCCCGATCGCGATCGAGACGTCCCGCGGCTTGCTGGTCGCCGTCCTGCGGACCGGGAAGCGCCAGGTCTTCGCGATCAACCCGATGGCCGCCGCGCGCTACCGCGACCGCCACTCTGTCTCCCGCAAGAAGTCCGACCCCGGCGACGCCCTGGTCCTGGCGAACATCCTCCGCACCGACATGCACGCCCACCGGCCCCTGCCGCAGGACAGCGACCTTGCCCGCGCCATCGCCGTCCTGGCCCGCGCTCAGCAGGACGCCACCTGGAACCGGCAGCAGCACTCCAACCAGCTCCGGTCCCTGCTGCGCGAGTACTACCCATCCGCCCTGGACGCCTTCGCCACCTGGCAGAACGGCCTCTGCCGTCCCGAGGCACGCGAACTGCTCAGGCTCGCCCCCACGCCCTCCCGCGCCGAGCGGCTGAGCCGAACGCAGATCCAGGCCGCACTCAAGCGGGCCGGCCGCAAACGTGGCATCGAGGCCGAGGCCGACCGGATCCGCGAGGTCTTCCGCGCCGAGTGGGCCCACCAGCCGCCGCTGGTCGAGGACGCGCTCGGCAAGCAGATGCTCGCCCTCCTGGGCCAGCTGGAAGCCGCCTGCACCGCCGCCGACGACCTCGCCACGGCGGTGGAGGAAGCTTTCCCTCAGCACCCGGACGCTGAAGTCATCCTCAGCTTCCCCGGACTCGGCGTCCAGCTCGGCGCCCGGGTGCTGGCCGAGATCGGCGACGACCGAAAGCGGTTCGCCGACGCCCGCGGCCTTAAGGCCTACGCTGGCTCCTCGCCCATCACCAGGGCCTCCGGCAAGAAGTCGAGCATCATCCGGCGGAGGGTGAAGAACGACCGTCTCAACCACGCCGGCTATCTGTGGGCCTTCGCGGCCCCCAACGGATCCCCCGGGGCCAAGGCCCACTACCGGCGCCGACGCGACATCCACGGAGACTGGCACGCGGCCGCCCTGCGCAACCTCTTCAACCGCATGATCGGCCAGCTCTACCGCTGCCTGCAGGAACACGAGCTGTTCGATGAACAAACAGCCTTCCCCACCCAGCTCGCCACCGCCGCTTGA
- a CDS encoding histidine phosphatase family protein, whose product MARPRRIVLVRHGESTGNIDDSVYEREPDHALALTERGRRQAEETGKALREIFGQERVSVYVSPYRRTHDTLDAFHLDPDRIRVREEPRLREQDWGNWQDRDDVRLQKAYRDAYGHFFFRFPQGESGADVYDRVGGFLESLFRSFEDPDHPPNVLLVTHGLAMRLFCMRWFHWTVAEFESLSNPGNAEMRMLVLGEDGRYTLDRPFERWREPVPYWVTG is encoded by the coding sequence ATGGCACGACCACGGCGCATCGTCCTTGTCCGGCACGGCGAGTCAACCGGCAACATTGACGACTCCGTGTACGAACGCGAACCCGACCACGCGCTCGCGCTGACCGAGCGCGGCCGGCGACAGGCCGAGGAGACCGGAAAGGCGCTCCGGGAAATCTTCGGCCAGGAGCGCGTGAGCGTGTACGTCTCTCCGTACCGCCGTACGCACGACACGCTCGATGCCTTCCACCTGGACCCCGACCGCATACGGGTGCGTGAGGAACCCAGGCTGCGTGAGCAGGACTGGGGCAACTGGCAGGACCGCGACGACGTACGCCTCCAGAAGGCCTACCGCGACGCCTACGGCCACTTCTTCTTCCGGTTCCCGCAGGGGGAGTCCGGCGCCGACGTGTACGACCGGGTCGGAGGCTTCCTGGAGAGCCTCTTCCGCAGCTTCGAGGACCCGGACCATCCGCCCAACGTCCTCCTGGTGACCCACGGGCTCGCTATGCGGCTGTTCTGCATGCGCTGGTTCCACTGGACGGTGGCGGAATTCGAGTCCCTGTCGAATCCCGGGAACGCCGAGATGCGGATGCTCGTTCTCGGGGAGGACGGCAGGTACACACTCGACAGGCCCTTCGAGCGCTGGCGGGAGCCGGTGCCGTACTGGGTCACCGGATAG
- a CDS encoding YdbC family protein: MLVKWIRCTVVDRRGFERGQRKWAGLLGEPGFRGQGGGWSRQRQGVAHIFAFWESRAFYDSFMARSHDRLASAQSGSFTDPQVKLFEYRFDVKTGFEPRFTDADLIRVALCRVNEERVEHFTLMQEKVWNPAMAGSPGMIRGMFAEAPAQEFMILSMWRSAAEHGKYRTERVERLALRAQTEADIAALSGDIVELEPSWTV; the protein is encoded by the coding sequence GTGCTGGTCAAGTGGATTCGCTGCACCGTGGTGGACCGCCGCGGCTTCGAGCGCGGGCAGCGGAAATGGGCGGGGCTTCTGGGGGAGCCGGGTTTTCGGGGACAGGGCGGAGGCTGGAGCCGGCAGCGGCAGGGCGTGGCGCACATCTTCGCCTTCTGGGAAAGCCGTGCCTTCTACGACTCCTTCATGGCCCGCTCCCACGACCGCCTGGCGTCCGCCCAGTCCGGCTCGTTCACGGATCCGCAGGTCAAGCTGTTCGAGTACCGCTTCGATGTGAAGACGGGCTTCGAGCCGCGGTTCACCGACGCCGATCTGATCCGGGTGGCCCTGTGCCGGGTGAACGAAGAGCGGGTCGAGCACTTCACGCTCATGCAGGAGAAGGTCTGGAATCCCGCGATGGCCGGTTCGCCGGGCATGATCCGCGGCATGTTCGCCGAGGCGCCCGCACAGGAGTTCATGATCCTGTCGATGTGGCGGTCGGCGGCCGAGCACGGCAAGTACCGCACCGAGCGGGTGGAGCGCCTGGCCCTGCGCGCCCAGACGGAGGCGGACATAGCGGCGCTGTCGGGTGACATCGTGGAGCTGGAACCGTCCTGGACGGTCTGA
- a CDS encoding TerD family protein, translating to MTGFSKGIRKIEVALKWDPSPTGQPPTDLDIVAGTFESGDAYGTPAYLVHFDSRSPDGTIYLDRDSKDGKGFGWDEAMTLELDRLGDRFARVVVGVVIQQQLAHRTFADVLGPAMRIREGYTVLAEDDFGSVPDATAAVIAEFVRDGSGEWTFHGGVHGFDEDPAGFSRVMGRSHRS from the coding sequence GTGACCGGCTTCAGCAAGGGAATCCGCAAGATCGAGGTCGCGCTCAAGTGGGACCCCAGTCCGACGGGTCAGCCGCCCACCGATCTCGACATCGTCGCCGGGACCTTCGAGTCGGGCGACGCGTACGGCACTCCGGCCTATCTGGTGCACTTCGACAGCCGCTCGCCGGACGGCACCATCTACCTCGACCGGGACAGCAAGGACGGCAAGGGCTTCGGCTGGGACGAGGCCATGACGCTCGAACTCGACCGCCTCGGCGACCGCTTCGCGCGCGTGGTGGTCGGCGTCGTCATCCAGCAGCAGCTCGCGCACCGGACGTTCGCCGACGTCCTGGGTCCGGCCATGCGGATCCGCGAGGGCTACACCGTCCTCGCCGAGGACGACTTCGGCTCGGTCCCGGATGCCACGGCGGCGGTGATCGCCGAGTTCGTCCGGGACGGATCGGGCGAGTGGACGTTCCACGGCGGGGTCCACGGCTTCGACGAGGACCCCGCGGGCTTCAGCCGGGTCATGGGCAGGTCACACCGTTCCTGA
- a CDS encoding vitamin B12-dependent ribonucleotide reductase, with product MTETASGPARGSRAKGTKATKGLRIERIHTTPGVHPYDEVAWERRDVVMTNWRDGSVNFEQRGVEFPDFWSVNAVNIVTSKYFRGAVGTPQREVSLRQLIDRIVKTYRKAGEDFKYFASPADAEIFEHELAYALLHQIFSFNSPVWFNVGTPQPQQVSACFILSVDDSMESILDWYKEEGMIFKGGSGAGLNLSRIRSSKELLSSGGNASGPVSFMRGADASAGTIKSGGATRRAAKMVVLDVDHPDIEDFIQTKVSEEEKIRVLRDAGFDMDLGGDDITSVQYQNANNSVRVNDEFMTAVEKGTDFGLRARMTGEVIEEVDAKALFRKIAEAAWACADPGIQYDDTINNWHTCPESGRITASNPCSEYMHLDNTSCNLASLNLMKFLKDDGKGSQSFETERFQKVVELVITAMDISICFADFPTQKIGENTRAFRQLGIGYANLGALLMATGHAYDSDGGRALAGAITSLMTGTAYRRSAELASVVGPYDGYARNADAHKRVMKQHSDANGTAVRMDDLDTPVWAAATEAWQDVLHLGEKNGFRNSQASVLAPTGTIGLAMSCDTTGVEPDLALVKFKKLVGGGSMQIVNGTVPQALRRLGYQEEQIEAIVAHIAENGNVIDAPGLKPAHYEVFDCAMGERAISPMGHVRMMAAIQPWISGAISKTVNMPETATVEEVEEIYYEAWKLGVKALAIYRDNCKVGQPLSAKKKEDEKAEITEKAEDTIRAAVEKVVEYRPVRKRLPKGRPGITTSFTVGGAEGYMTANSYPDDGLGEVFLKMSKQGSTLAGMMDAFSIAVSVGLQYGVPLETYVSKFTNMRFEPAGMTDDPDVRMAQSIVDYIFRRLALDFLPFETRSALGIHSAEERQRHLETGSYEPADDEIDVEGLAQSAPRAQELKAVAVPKAEAEVAKPAPKQAHTSAELVEMQLGIQADAPLCFSCGTKMQRAGSCYICEGCGSTSGCS from the coding sequence ATGACAGAGACGGCGAGCGGTCCGGCACGAGGTTCCCGAGCCAAGGGCACCAAGGCCACGAAGGGCCTGCGTATCGAGCGCATCCACACCACCCCCGGCGTGCACCCGTACGACGAGGTGGCCTGGGAGCGCCGTGACGTCGTCATGACCAACTGGCGCGACGGCTCGGTCAACTTCGAGCAGCGTGGCGTCGAGTTCCCCGACTTCTGGTCGGTGAACGCGGTCAACATCGTCACCAGCAAGTACTTCCGGGGTGCCGTGGGCACCCCGCAGCGCGAGGTCAGCCTCAGGCAGCTGATCGACCGCATCGTGAAGACGTACCGGAAGGCCGGCGAGGACTTCAAGTACTTCGCGTCGCCCGCCGACGCCGAGATCTTCGAGCACGAGCTGGCGTACGCCCTCCTGCACCAGATCTTCAGCTTCAACAGCCCCGTCTGGTTCAACGTGGGCACCCCGCAGCCCCAGCAGGTCTCCGCCTGCTTCATCCTGTCCGTCGACGACTCCATGGAGTCGATCCTCGACTGGTACAAGGAAGAGGGCATGATCTTCAAGGGCGGCTCCGGCGCCGGCCTGAACCTCTCCCGCATCCGCTCCTCCAAGGAGCTGCTCTCCTCCGGCGGCAACGCCTCCGGCCCCGTCTCCTTCATGCGTGGCGCCGACGCCTCCGCCGGCACCATCAAGTCCGGTGGCGCCACCCGCCGTGCCGCCAAGATGGTCGTGCTCGACGTCGACCACCCCGACATCGAGGACTTCATCCAGACGAAGGTCAGCGAGGAGGAGAAGATCCGCGTCCTGCGCGACGCGGGCTTCGACATGGACCTGGGCGGCGACGACATCACGTCCGTCCAGTACCAGAACGCCAACAACTCGGTCCGCGTGAACGACGAGTTCATGACCGCGGTCGAGAAGGGCACCGACTTCGGTCTGCGTGCCCGCATGACCGGTGAGGTCATCGAGGAGGTCGACGCCAAGGCGCTCTTCCGCAAGATCGCCGAGGCCGCGTGGGCCTGCGCCGACCCGGGCATCCAGTACGACGACACCATCAACAACTGGCACACCTGCCCCGAGTCCGGCCGGATCACCGCGTCGAACCCGTGCAGCGAGTACATGCACCTGGACAACACGTCCTGCAACCTGGCCTCGCTGAACCTGATGAAGTTCCTCAAGGACGACGGCAAGGGCAGCCAGTCCTTCGAGACCGAGCGTTTCCAGAAGGTCGTCGAGCTGGTCATCACCGCGATGGACATCTCGATCTGCTTCGCGGACTTCCCGACCCAGAAGATCGGCGAGAACACGCGCGCGTTCCGCCAGCTCGGCATCGGCTACGCCAACCTCGGCGCCCTGCTGATGGCGACCGGCCACGCGTACGACTCCGACGGCGGCCGTGCCCTCGCCGGCGCCATCACCTCCCTGATGACGGGTACGGCCTACCGCCGCTCCGCCGAACTGGCCTCGGTCGTCGGCCCGTACGACGGCTACGCCCGCAACGCCGACGCCCACAAGCGCGTCATGAAGCAGCACTCCGACGCCAACGGCACGGCCGTCCGCATGGACGACCTGGACACCCCGGTGTGGGCCGCCGCCACGGAGGCCTGGCAGGACGTGCTGCACCTCGGTGAGAAGAACGGTTTCCGTAACTCCCAGGCGTCCGTGCTCGCCCCGACCGGCACCATCGGTCTCGCGATGTCCTGCGACACCACCGGTGTCGAGCCCGACCTCGCCCTGGTGAAGTTCAAGAAGCTCGTCGGCGGCGGCTCGATGCAGATCGTCAACGGCACCGTCCCGCAGGCCCTGCGCCGCCTGGGCTACCAGGAGGAGCAGATCGAGGCGATCGTCGCCCACATCGCCGAGAACGGCAATGTGATCGACGCCCCCGGTCTCAAGCCGGCGCACTACGAGGTGTTCGACTGCGCCATGGGCGAGCGCGCCATCTCCCCGATGGGTCACGTCCGCATGATGGCCGCGATCCAGCCCTGGATCTCCGGTGCCATCTCCAAGACGGTCAACATGCCGGAGACGGCGACCGTCGAGGAGGTCGAGGAGATCTACTACGAGGCCTGGAAGCTCGGCGTCAAGGCGCTCGCGATCTACCGCGACAACTGCAAGGTCGGCCAGCCGCTCTCCGCCAAGAAGAAGGAGGACGAGAAGGCCGAGATCACCGAGAAGGCCGAGGACACGATCCGTGCCGCGGTCGAGAAGGTGGTCGAGTACCGCCCGGTCCGCAAGCGCCTCCCGAAGGGCCGCCCCGGTATCACCACGTCCTTCACGGTCGGCGGTGCCGAGGGCTACATGACCGCCAACTCCTACCCGGACGACGGACTCGGCGAGGTCTTCCTGAAGATGTCCAAGCAGGGCTCCACCCTGGCGGGCATGATGGACGCCTTCTCCATCGCCGTCTCGGTCGGTCTGCAGTACGGCGTGCCGCTGGAGACGTACGTCTCGAAGTTCACCAACATGCGCTTCGAGCCGGCCGGCATGACGGACGACCCGGACGTGCGGATGGCGCAGTCGATCGTCGACTACATCTTCCGCCGCCTGGCGCTGGACTTCCTGCCCTTCGAGACCCGTTCCGCGCTCGGCATCCACTCCGCCGAGGAGCGCCAGCGTCACCTGGAGACCGGCTCCTACGAGCCGGCCGACGACGAGATCGACGTCGAGGGCCTGGCCCAGTCGGCGCCGCGCGCCCAGGAGCTGAAGGCGGTCGCCGTGCCGAAGGCCGAGGCCGAGGTGGCCAAGCCCGCTCCGAAGCAGGCGCACACCAGCGCCGAGCTGGTGGAGATGCAGCTGGGCATCCAGGCGGACGCTCCGCTCTGCTTCTCCTGCGGTACGAAGATGCAGCGGGCCGGTTCCTGCTACATCTGCGAGGGCTGCGGCTCGACCAGCGGCTGCAGCTGA
- the nrdR gene encoding transcriptional regulator NrdR, producing MHCPFCRHPDSRVVDSRTTDDGTSIRRRRQCPDCSRRFTTVETCSLMVVKRSGVTEPFSRTKVINGVRKACQGRPVTEDALAQLGQRVEEAVRATGSAELTTHDVGLAILGPLQELDLVAYLRFASVYRAFDSLDDFEAAIAELREATRDPAADGDARAGSQEDDRGRGGTTHVPVPADAAD from the coding sequence ATGCACTGTCCCTTCTGCAGGCACCCCGACAGCCGTGTGGTCGACAGTCGTACGACCGACGACGGCACGTCGATCCGCAGGCGCCGCCAGTGCCCCGACTGCTCCCGTCGTTTCACGACCGTGGAGACGTGCTCGCTCATGGTGGTGAAGCGGTCCGGAGTCACCGAGCCCTTCAGTCGCACCAAGGTCATCAACGGCGTGCGCAAGGCATGCCAGGGACGGCCTGTCACCGAGGACGCACTCGCCCAGCTCGGCCAGCGGGTCGAGGAGGCGGTGCGGGCCACCGGAAGCGCCGAGCTGACCACCCACGACGTGGGTCTGGCCATACTCGGCCCGTTGCAGGAACTCGACCTCGTCGCATATCTGCGATTCGCCTCGGTCTATCGGGCGTTCGACTCGCTCGACGACTTCGAGGCCGCCATCGCGGAGCTGAGGGAGGCGACGCGGGACCCCGCCGCGGACGGCGACGCGCGGGCGGGGAGCCAGGAAGACGATCGCGGGCGCGGCGGGACGACTCACGTCCCCGTGCCCGCCGACGCCGCCGACTGA
- the lexA gene encoding transcriptional repressor LexA, translated as MTTTADSATITAQDRPQGRVEPVHAMNEATNPEGHKRSLPGRPPGIRADSSGLTDRQRRVIEVIRDSVQRRGYPPSMREIGQAVGLSSTSSVAHQLMALERKGFLRRDPHRPRAYEVRGSDQAVTVQPTDTAGKPAASYVPLVGRIAAGGPILAEESVEDVFPLPRQLVGDGELFVLKVVGDSMIEAAICDGDWVTVRRQPVAENGDIVAAMLDGEATVKRFKREDGHVWLLPHNAAYEPIPGDDATILGKVVAVLRRV; from the coding sequence GTGACCACCACCGCAGACAGTGCCACCATCACTGCCCAGGACCGCCCCCAGGGCCGAGTCGAGCCGGTACACGCGATGAACGAAGCCACGAATCCCGAGGGACACAAGCGCTCCCTGCCGGGCCGACCTCCAGGCATCCGGGCCGACAGCTCAGGACTCACCGACCGGCAACGCCGGGTGATCGAGGTCATCCGCGACTCCGTCCAGCGACGGGGATACCCGCCGTCGATGCGTGAGATCGGCCAGGCCGTAGGCCTCTCCAGCACGTCCTCGGTCGCACACCAGCTGATGGCACTGGAGCGCAAGGGCTTCCTGCGCCGCGACCCGCACCGCCCGCGCGCCTACGAGGTGCGCGGCTCGGACCAGGCCGTGACGGTGCAGCCCACGGACACCGCCGGCAAGCCCGCCGCGTCCTACGTCCCCCTGGTCGGCCGTATCGCCGCCGGTGGCCCCATCCTCGCGGAGGAGTCCGTCGAGGACGTCTTCCCCCTCCCCCGCCAGCTCGTCGGTGACGGCGAGCTGTTCGTCCTCAAGGTCGTCGGCGACTCCATGATCGAGGCCGCGATCTGCGACGGCGACTGGGTCACCGTCCGCCGCCAGCCCGTCGCCGAGAACGGCGACATCGTCGCGGCCATGCTCGACGGCGAGGCCACCGTGAAGCGCTTCAAGCGCGAGGACGGCCATGTCTGGCTCCTCCCGCACAACGCGGCCTACGAGCCGATCCCGGGCGACGACGCGACCATCCTCGGCAAGGTCGTCGCCGTGCTGCGGCGTGTGTGA
- a CDS encoding ATP-dependent DNA helicase, with amino-acid sequence MTKPSLPELLHAAVTAVGGTERPGQVTMAEAVAEVIDDGSHLLVQAGTGTGKSLGYLVPALAHGERVIVATATLALQRQLVERDLPRTVDALHPLLRRRPDFAMLKGRSNYLCLHRLHEGMPQDEEEGLFDQFEAAAPTSKLGQDLLRLRDWADETESGDRDDLTPGVSDRAWAQVSVSSRECLGASKCAYGAECFAETARERAKLAEVVVTNHALLAIDAIEGAPVLPQHEVLIVDEAHELVSRVTGVATGELTPGQVNRAVRRAAKLVNEKAADQLQTAAEGFERLMELALPGRLEEIPEDLGYALMALRDAARTVISAIGATRDKSVQDEDAVRKQALASVESVHDVAERVVNGSEWDVVWYERHDRFGASLRVAPMSVSGLLREKLFADRSVVLTSATLKLGGDFNGVGASLGLGPEGTEGEDLPQWKGVDVGSPFDYRKQGILYVAKHLARPARDGERGDMLDELTELIQAAGGRTLGLFSSMRAAQLAAEELRSRIPEFPILLQGEETLGELIKNFAADPKTCLFGTLSLWQGVDVPGPSCQLVVMDKIPFPRPDDPLMSARQKAVEDAGGNGFMAVAATHAALLMAQGAGRLVRASGDRGVVAVLDQRLATARYGSYLKASLPDFWFTTDRNQVRKSLSAIDAAAKASEAEQMAAQ; translated from the coding sequence ATGACGAAGCCCTCACTCCCCGAACTCCTCCATGCCGCCGTCACCGCCGTCGGCGGCACGGAGCGCCCCGGCCAGGTGACCATGGCCGAAGCGGTCGCCGAGGTGATCGACGACGGATCCCATCTCCTGGTGCAGGCCGGCACCGGCACCGGTAAGTCGCTGGGCTACCTCGTGCCCGCGCTCGCGCACGGAGAAAGAGTGATCGTCGCGACCGCCACCCTCGCCCTGCAGCGCCAGCTGGTGGAGCGGGACCTGCCACGCACGGTCGACGCGCTCCACCCCCTGCTGCGCCGTCGCCCGGACTTCGCCATGCTCAAGGGCCGGTCGAACTACCTGTGCCTGCACCGCCTCCACGAGGGCATGCCGCAGGACGAGGAAGAGGGTCTCTTCGACCAGTTCGAGGCCGCCGCGCCCACCAGCAAGCTCGGCCAGGACCTGCTGCGGCTGCGGGACTGGGCGGACGAGACCGAGAGCGGTGACCGGGACGACCTCACCCCGGGCGTCTCGGACCGGGCCTGGGCCCAGGTGTCGGTGTCGTCGCGGGAGTGCCTCGGGGCGTCGAAGTGCGCGTACGGCGCCGAGTGCTTCGCGGAGACGGCCCGGGAGCGCGCCAAGCTCGCCGAGGTCGTGGTCACCAACCATGCCCTGCTCGCCATCGACGCCATCGAGGGCGCCCCGGTGCTGCCCCAGCACGAGGTGCTGATCGTCGACGAGGCGCACGAACTCGTCTCCCGTGTCACGGGCGTCGCCACGGGCGAACTCACCCCCGGTCAGGTCAACCGGGCCGTGCGCCGTGCCGCCAAGCTCGTCAACGAGAAGGCCGCCGACCAGCTCCAGACCGCCGCGGAGGGCTTCGAGCGGCTGATGGAACTAGCGCTGCCGGGCCGGCTCGAGGAGATCCCGGAGGATCTCGGCTATGCGCTGATGGCGTTGCGCGATGCCGCTCGTACGGTGATCTCCGCGATCGGTGCGACGCGCGACAAGTCGGTCCAGGACGAGGACGCGGTCCGCAAGCAGGCGCTGGCCTCGGTGGAGTCGGTGCACGACGTGGCGGAACGAGTCGTGAACGGCTCGGAGTGGGACGTCGTCTGGTACGAGCGCCACGACCGCTTCGGTGCCTCCCTGCGGGTCGCACCCATGTCGGTCTCGGGGCTGCTGAGGGAGAAGCTGTTCGCTGACCGCAGCGTCGTCCTCACGTCGGCGACCCTCAAGCTGGGCGGTGACTTCAACGGCGTGGGTGCCTCCCTGGGGCTCGGCCCGGAGGGGACGGAGGGCGAGGACCTGCCGCAGTGGAAGGGCGTCGACGTCGGCTCCCCCTTCGACTACCGCAAGCAGGGCATCCTGTACGTCGCCAAGCATCTGGCGCGCCCCGCACGAGACGGCGAGCGCGGCGACATGCTCGACGAGCTGACCGAGCTGATCCAGGCGGCGGGCGGCCGCACTCTGGGGCTGTTCTCGTCCATGCGGGCCGCCCAGCTCGCGGCGGAGGAGCTGCGCTCCCGGATTCCCGAGTTCCCGATCCTGCTGCAGGGCGAGGAGACGCTCGGCGAGCTGATCAAGAACTTCGCGGCCGATCCGAAGACCTGTCTCTTCGGCACGCTGTCGTTGTGGCAGGGTGTCGACGTCCCGGGGCCCAGCTGCCAACTGGTCGTCATGGACAAGATCCCGTTCCCGCGCCCCGACGACCCGCTGATGAGCGCGCGCCAGAAGGCGGTGGAGGACGCGGGGGGCAACGGCTTCATGGCGGTGGCCGCCACGCACGCGGCCCTGCTGATGGCCCAGGGTGCCGGCCGTCTCGTACGCGCGTCCGGGGACCGGGGTGTGGTCGCCGTACTGGATCAGCGCCTTGCCACCGCGCGGTACGGCAGCTATCTGAAGGCGTCACTGCCGGACTTCTGGTTCACCACGGACCGTAACCAGGTCCGCAAGTCGCTGTCCGCGATCGACGCGGCGGCCAAGGCGTCCGAAGCGGAGCAGATGGCTGCCCAGTGA
- a CDS encoding GNAT family N-acetyltransferase, with protein MPPTDANADRGSAPADPGRTGPRAASTRTRAAVFSRFAVEDDDADSEDTLDLHLPSEFVALFTAGTPGLLDRLHTWGPADTPVGSFHLVPVRVERDLPLIHGWMNDPAVAHFWDLAGPRKRIEDHLRTQLDGDGRSVPCLGALDGTPMSYWEIYRADLDPLARRYPARPHDTGVHLLVGSAEDRGRGLGSTLLRAVADLILDRRPACARVVAEPDLRNTPSIAAFLSAGFRYAAEVDLPDKRAALMVRDRNLRGVL; from the coding sequence GTGCCTCCCACCGACGCGAACGCCGACCGGGGATCCGCCCCCGCCGACCCGGGCCGCACCGGCCCCCGAGCCGCATCCACCCGCACCAGGGCCGCCGTGTTCAGCCGGTTCGCCGTCGAGGACGACGACGCGGACAGCGAGGACACCCTGGACCTGCATCTCCCCTCCGAGTTCGTCGCTCTCTTCACCGCCGGAACGCCCGGCCTCCTCGACCGGCTCCACACCTGGGGGCCGGCCGACACCCCCGTCGGCTCCTTCCATCTGGTGCCCGTGCGCGTCGAACGCGACCTGCCGCTGATCCACGGCTGGATGAACGACCCGGCCGTCGCTCACTTCTGGGACCTGGCCGGACCCCGGAAGCGGATCGAGGACCACCTGCGGACCCAGCTCGACGGCGACGGACGCAGCGTGCCGTGTCTGGGTGCGCTGGACGGCACCCCGATGAGCTACTGGGAGATCTACCGGGCGGACCTCGATCCGCTGGCCCGTCGCTATCCGGCCCGACCGCACGACACCGGGGTACACCTCCTCGTCGGCAGCGCCGAGGACCGCGGGCGGGGGCTGGGGTCCACCCTGCTCAGGGCCGTGGCCGACCTCATCCTCGACCGGCGCCCCGCGTGCGCACGTGTCGTGGCGGAACCCGATCTCCGCAACACCCCCTCCATCGCCGCGTTCCTGAGCGCCGGCTTCCGGTACGCGGCCGAGGTCGACCTGCCCGACAAACGGGCCGCCCTCATGGTCCGCGACCGGAATCTGCGCGGTGTGCTGTAG